AAATAAAAGAGTAAACACACAATTcctacacaggaagaaaattaagaaataaacCACAATTGTCATTTTTTGACTCatctttttttaaacataaagtACTCAAATCAACATATCATACATCAATTAACAACACTACACAGTGAAatacaaacaaaactaaaaaaatgtaACTTAGTTCCACAGCCTGCTACATACTTACTAAGATTCACTTAAAATATATTCATTTAAGATTAGGGAAAACATGGCAAAGCAGAACAATCAATGCATTCTTACAGTACAGATCTGCATAAACATTTACCCGCTGTTGAGGTAATGCACTTACATTTGCCATGTATAATAAGTGGCCAGTCTGTGACTCACCATTTTAcattatacaaaaataaattatttaattctttCGATTAACAAAAGCTGTGTTCTGTAGGATAAGTGATATAAGATGATTttctgaaaagaaaatgaaaatcattAAATACTGTTTCCACCCCCTCCCCTCAATATTTATCACAAACTGAAATGATGGTATGAGAATACATTTTAGGAGGTAGAACTAATCcacttaaaaatcaataaaaacccCTAACTTTAACACATCTTGAGTAATGAACTTTTACACCTTTCAAATGTGACATGGTTTGCAAAGATCTACTCTTCTTTCCATCAGAAATGAAAGgaacaaaaaaccacaaacaaCTTAAGAAATCACAAATACTTATAATGTGCTCAGTCTGTCTAACAGGTACAATTTGCCATGCTGGAACAGGGAAGGCCTAGACAGGAAGTGAACTGGCTGCAACATGAAAGTATTTTCTGCATTTGCGACTTGTTCAGTGAAGGAAAGATCTTTCAGAAAAACTATCATTACTACTGTTTCTTAACAGTAACTCAGTTCCAAATGTGCAGAATTGTGTCAACAAACTTCAATTATATTACTAACTACAagcaaatcatttataaatattttgtcatCTTCTGCTACTGCCACACTGTTCTCACATCTCATCTaatgtaaaaacaacattaaaaatgaaatgaaactcaaCATTTGGTTAATTGTCCAGAAGCATTTACCAAAAGATTATTTTTTCCCCATGAGGATCAAAAGATTATTTTTTTCCATGAGGAGGTAACGCTATCTCTTGAATAATGTAAATTACTTTTCAATGAAACACTACTGTAATCACCCTGATTACTTATTTTGGCAAAATCCttgcagtaaaatttttaaattatatagTGATTCAACTGCAGTTACACACCGTTAACTGCAATCTAACACTAATGTTTTCTCAGATAAGGTGAATTTTGAAGCTACATTTTTACAATTGACCCTAGTAAGCAGTTGTTCTCAATTCCAACAATGATGATTAATATAACCTAATCATCAATATTTACTACTGGAAGATATAGAACAGACCAAAATTAATAAGGAGAAGCAAGCAGGTAGAAGACAAGGGTAATATGAAGTCTGACAATACAGGAGTCATGCAAAATCAAAGAACAAGGACCCGATATTCTGAACAAACAGTCTAGGAACTACGAAAGTTGAAATTTGTTGCCTTTGCTAGTAAAATGTGATAACCACAATGTTCTGCTGCATTTACAAACATCAGACACAAGTAAGTACTATGCTACCCAAAATTATAATAGGTATCTTGACATCAGTATGGACACAGCTGTTTCTGTTACATGAATAAACTAATTAatcaaatgatactgaaacagttacacataaatatttgttcattttacatttaaatttGGTGAAATAATAAATAATCACAGAATTCACTTACGAACACATCTctcaaaatatatatacatatacatatatttttaaagagaGCGAGCTCCATGTGACCGGTTATCTTCACAGCATAATACTGCAGTTCTTTATAGCAACCTGCCCTGACAATTTGTCTCACCACATTTACAAATGATTACTCTCTCTGGAACACTGTCCACATCATAGCCATAGTTCCATGTTAGCTCTGTATTGGCTGGCACAAATGAATTAGTAAAAAATGCCACCCACGGGAATCTGAGATCATGTGTGTCCACAAAGACATTCTGGGCAAACAGGTTTGCATTACACGAATGATTGATAAATCGACCAACATTCCCGCAAGTTTTAGCATCCAGGATATATCTTCCATTCTGGCCAAACAGAATTCTTGTAGAGGGTGCCATTATTTTATGCTGCTTCCCAGTTGGCTTCCGAGAAACTGTGGTTTGTCCTCTGTGTTTTGAATTCTGCCTCTTGCCACAATCTTCTTCTAATTCCCTTTCGTATGCATTCTCCTCATAGACTTCCTTTACTTTTTCTGCAGATCTATACTACCCATATATAATTTCAGCATCCAGACCACATTGGCAGTAGAATCAAATTACACTATTCAACTGCATTTCTAGGAATATGTACTGCCAAAATAATAAAAACCTGTGTTATCATGGTgattacaaaccaaaaaataaaaGCAGTGATGAAACCATCAAATGGAGAGTGTCACCAGATTCCATAGTTCCCTTTTATAACAGTTAAAATGAAACCTATTCAAAGTGATTCCATTAAATAATGCCCAACAATGGAAGTGATAAAAAATGTTACAGATAAAATTGCAACTTACAAGTTTAAAATTTGGACATAATCTCCACCAATACATGTTACTTTATCTTTAAGTGATTATACAAGCAGGTATTCCCTAAAGAAAACTGAAATAGTTGCTCCTCCCAACTGTCCACTTAAAATTATTTTGACTGGTGAGCCATGGaaaatgatttctttaaaaaatcaaaaagtacacaacacagagatataaaaaattatattaaaatttgtttaaagaagGACACACAATTTCTTGGATGAATGCCATCCTGCAATGGGGCAATTAAGAGAAATAATCAAACTGTAACTCTGGCAACTAAAAGCGATAATCAAAATGTGAACTGtgaagtttttaagaatatttttccCCAAAGTCAAAATCAGTTTCATATACTTCTATTCATCAACACTACTAAATCTATTCTGAATTGACATACCTGGTGGATGTGGACAGACTATAAGTGTAAATGCAAGTACATACATGGCTTTTGAGCCTAACCATCCTGATGAAGCAAAAATGATCTCAGGAATAGAGTACAAAGTCTACTTAAGTGATATCTGAAAAAAAGGCAAGAGCTTCACGACACCAATGTTTACCCTGAGGCACATCATTCCCATTTGAAACACACATTTATGAGGAAAAGACGGCAATCAGATCATGAAATGACACACCGAGAGACTTAGGTGCAAAAATTAATGCACATATGCTACTACAGTTTTTATCACAAACTGAAATGAGTGCAAGTAAATGCATGAAATGAGAGAACATTAGCCATTAAAGTAGAAGGTCTGCATCAACAAATTATAACAAGCAGGCCATGAGGGTTCAGAATTAATCAACCAAACCTGGCTGAAGAAGACGATAAGAGAAGCAACTTAGTCCAGTCTTGTAAAACAACATCGTAACTAGGTTGTAAATTATATGATGTTTGTCAATAAAGTTTAGCTTACACCCACTGATAGTTTACAGAGTATGGAATACAGCTACAGTATTACTGTTCTGACACAGATTTGTTTAACAGAACATAAATATGTGGATCTTGTGCTGTAGCGATAAAAAGCAGAACTATGTGGATCTTCCTGCTATATGGATCTTAAACAAAGCACACAACATGTATGCTGCACAATAAACAGGATTAACACATTACTCTTAGctttcccttaaaaaaaaaaaaaaaaaaaaacacctttaaaCTGCATACAGGGCAAATGCAAGTGAGACTACAATTTTACAATTCAATGAACAGAGCTTATAATTCCAGCAGTAATATATCAATCTTCGTTCGATAATATTCCCAACTATGCAGTAAACGTGCTACAAACTGATAACTCAATCTTTTACGTCTTACAAAAAGATGAAAATTATCAATTTTAGATACACTCAAACTTCAGAAGCAGAGGGAAATGTTAAAACATATCAAAaaaactttagtgaatgtttgctaTGTGGAAAGTAATAGCTGGCAAGTGAAAACTTCCAAAAGAAGGCCCCTTAAAATAAACACAGACATCAAATTCACAGtttatttaataatgaaatatatCCAATTAAATCACGGGAAACTAGTGATTTAAGTATGACACAACTAGGAACCCCAAAGAGGTCAGAGggaaatttaataaaataatgctTATAGTTTCTTTTTGTGTTCTGGCTTACCAATGGCACAATTAAAATCTTTCCTCCACTAACTTTCAATATTCAATGCATGCATACTTTCATGTAAACAAGGGCCAGACATTATTTTAAGGAAACTGTAGATAACATATTCTTCTATATAAGTTACTTTCTCTCTTCATATTCTTATATTATATAACAATTATAGTAACATTAACAAGGCAATAAGTAAGCATTTCTGTATAATATAAATACTTGTGTAACAGTGTACAACATTATTGTGAGTGATATATACACacataatatatatttatatatttaattgCTTGTTTTACAAACTAGTCTATAACAATGTTTTGTTCTTAAAGGAGTGGATTTCAATAGCAAGtatgtgatattttaattttaagaccTACTTGTCACATAATTGCAAGATGGTAGGTTTGCTGACATTTTAACAACACTTAGcaacatacaaaaatattcagattttttttttcttttttcatttttaacttcCATAGCTTTGGTATAACACATAAGCAAGGATAAAACTGCGCCattaacaaaatatgtttaacaatATTTTGATGATTAAAATTGCACAATTACATACGAAACACATCATTCTAAACCCTTATCATGTCGACAGGGAGAGCCATTTCAGcagtctgcataatttcttttctgaagaaaagagTGGAATTTATATGAAAATTATGACAAACCAATAAATTTGTATTTACAATTAACATAGTAGGTGCATAATAATGGCAAAATGCACAACTTACAAAATCTGTTGTTACATTATATTACAATGGTAAAATAGACAACCCAAAATTGCACTTCATGAACACACACCTGAAAATAATACTAACAAAATGCTTTTAAATAACTAGCAGTCACAACCTATATGGTACCTCACTGCAATTAACAGGACAAAAATATTCACAAACATTCTTTTATCAACTGGAATAAAAAAAGTGTATTCAAACAACAAATCACAATATTTCTCACAGGGTTGGAGAAAGCCTGTCACATTAAATTCCTAGCAAATGATCCATGGGACGGTTTTAAAGGCTTCCTTCCATCTTGCATAACTGCTCTATTTCTTCTGGCTCATTTGGCTATAATCTATGTCTAGTTAACTCAATCTACACAGTAAATGCTTACTCCTCACCTTGTTGGAAACACCAAACTTTAACAACACACTTCTCATTTCAGCTAGTGAGACACGTCCTGTACACCATCATGGTTTTTTGAAGACTCTTCTTTCTTAGCCTCTTTCTCCGACACAGAAGTCAACAGATCCGACTTTGAACTGCTTGGTATCCCTGTTCCTGATTCAGTATCCTGCTCATTTTCAGTCCCTATATTATTTGCTGTCATTGGTGTTGTTTCACCAGCAGAAAGTGACTGACTTGTGGCATCACCACTACTTTGTTTACTGTCCGAATTACCACGGATACCATCTTCACCATTGGTGCTCGTTTCTGGAGCGTCCGAGTGAACTTTTAATGCAAGCACTAGGTCTTGCAGAATTTCTGTCTCCTTCACTTCTATAAGTTGAAAGcgttcattcaataatgtcagatGGGCAAATACACAGTTCAGGTGTGCATGTAAATTTAGTAGAACCACTTCCTTGAAGTGACAGTGATATAGATGTGCCAAAACATGGAACAATAACCTCAGGATTTTTCGAACAATAGATTCAAATGAACTGGGAAATTCATTTCCTGTGAACAATATAACCATCATCAATATATATATTTAGAAAGCTTCTGCTATTAACATAACAACAAGATTGCATATCAAATTCTCTACAGTCAAACATTGATagaaatatttctatttacttaGTAGTTAAGTTAAGTTAAGtaagtaaataagtgtgtgtgtgtgtgtgtgtgtgtgtgtgtgtgtgtgtgtgtgtgtgtgtgtgtgtgtgtgtgtgtgtgtcaggagcCATTTATAATTGTGATATTAACGTTATTTGAATCTTATTCTttaaatataacaatgaaaacaatcaatttctggcaatataatgtaattggatggacACTGCTTGGAGAGTAgactttttatccatccaattacattattcttgaaataGAAAAACAAAGACAACATACCATATTTTGTAGGAAATATTGTCTCATCACTGATAGTCTTCTGGGTAAATGTCATCACATAATCTATATACTGTGGCGCGGCAACTCGCGCTTTCTTACCCTTATCATCAAACCAAAGATAGGTCCTGAAACAATCATACGTTACTTTTAACATTAAATttccaatgaaataaaaaaaaaaagggtgcttATTTGTACAtgtaacagtgatttttttttccatttgcactTGGTTCAGATGTGAAAAGCGCTGTAAAGATTGGAATATTTGCATATcattgcttccactgttcgaaacattttttgtagtcatctttaaaaatgtctgacagttccttttttttcctctgtagttcttcaatgttgtcaaatcagtgtcctttcatgccccttttcatgtgtTTAAATAAGAAAAAGTAACACGGAGCCAGCTCAGGTGAGTAAGGTGCGTGAggcagcggaaccatgccatttttagccaaaaagtgTCTAATAGAGATGGCTGtacgtgtgcaggtgcattgtcatgttggaagatCCAGTCTTGTGTCTGCCACAAATCAGGCCAAACTgtgctccaagataacccactaacctctgacagttgatcagttgCCTGTCAACAGACCATGAACAATAGCACTGGAattgtttcaatattttcgtcaattagggcagttgatggacgtccagaataaGGTTTGTCAACTATAGACACATCGCCTTTTGAAattgagcaaaccactcgtacacttgagtttttcccattgcGTCATCCtgataagctgttttcaacattaaaacagttacagcagcatttttaccaagtAAAAAACAAAGTGTCACAGCTAcgcattgttcacttaaacttgctatcataaaaaacgaaacaagaacagaaCAGCACTAACAAAAACTATTACTGcacatgaacagaacaagccaggtcgacgatgcaggcggcactgaactggcaatgagttgcagtGGGGCAAATGTATTAgtcgtaatggagagtattttgaaggagataatgttattttgtaaactatttgaaaatatacagcttttaaaaaataattctggtaTTTTGGGTACCCCCTCATATGCTGCCCGTTTGCACTCTCACAAACTTGGCTTTTTCGTTTGATAAAAGATTACACGTTTATCATCAGAAATTAAACCAAAATCAATGGAGAGCTATATTAAAATGATAGTTAGATGGTAAATGTGCTCATCAGAGCATGTTACTGTAACAATAAATCAACATAAATGCCAAGACCATGAATGTAAGAACAAGAGACCAAGAGGAGCAGACAAACACACAGAGAATGGTAACAAGCTGAACTTTCAGGTGAAGCCTATGTTTGGAAGGGAGAAAGCCTGACTGACGAGATTTTTAGAAATGGAGCTGATAATCTGAAAGTGGAAGGAAATTGACCATATCCTACCAAAGGagtcatcccagtatttgccttaagtGGGTAGGGATTTGAAAATCACTGCAGACAACACAGTGAGTTAATGACTGCCACGCTCTGGGGTACATGGCAGGTAAGTATGCCTATCATTGGTTAGTAATTGTTTGTATACTGATGCCGACTTTATTATGATTtgctatttcatttcttatttttacacATTATTAGACAACCCGTCCTCTCGTCAACTACGAGCTAATGCTGAAATAAGGATGCCAAATAATGAAAGGATCGGTGTTGATTATGAGCACTGTAATCCGCCGGCACCATCAAT
This genomic interval from Schistocerca cancellata isolate TAMUIC-IGC-003103 chromosome 3, iqSchCanc2.1, whole genome shotgun sequence contains the following:
- the LOC126174971 gene encoding MOB kinase activator-like 2 isoform X1 codes for the protein METAAMLRSLLGSPHHSPSAGSEGGSGSGVAAAQVVELPAAAGARLSLLDSCHRKIRLLGGGPVAFLGGLVAKARRKDKEPSTPSADDPKLYLEEALLERKLPDIDLRVLVDLPAGVDYNEWLASHTIAFFDHINLLYGTISEFCTMSGCPDMTGPGYRTYLWFDDKGKKARVAAPQYIDYVMTFTQKTISDETIFPTKYGNEFPSSFESIVRKILRLLFHVLAHLYHCHFKEVVLLNLHAHLNCVFAHLTLLNERFQLIEVKETEILQDLVLALKVHSDAPETSTNGEDGIRGNSDSKQSSGDATSQSLSAGETTPMTANNIGTENEQDTESGTGIPSSSKSDLLTSVSEKEAKKEESSKNHDGVQDVSH
- the LOC126174971 gene encoding MOB kinase activator-like 2 isoform X2: MFTFGGGGRKLLKLTSLSNNVVIEVDETVTCFCRKARRKDKEPSTPSADDPKLYLEEALLERKLPDIDLRVLVDLPAGVDYNEWLASHTIAFFDHINLLYGTISEFCTMSGCPDMTGPGYRTYLWFDDKGKKARVAAPQYIDYVMTFTQKTISDETIFPTKYGNEFPSSFESIVRKILRLLFHVLAHLYHCHFKEVVLLNLHAHLNCVFAHLTLLNERFQLIEVKETEILQDLVLALKVHSDAPETSTNGEDGIRGNSDSKQSSGDATSQSLSAGETTPMTANNIGTENEQDTESGTGIPSSSKSDLLTSVSEKEAKKEESSKNHDGVQDVSH
- the LOC126174971 gene encoding MOB kinase activator-like 2 isoform X3, which produces MGKARRKDKEPSTPSADDPKLYLEEALLERKLPDIDLRVLVDLPAGVDYNEWLASHTIAFFDHINLLYGTISEFCTMSGCPDMTGPGYRTYLWFDDKGKKARVAAPQYIDYVMTFTQKTISDETIFPTKYGNEFPSSFESIVRKILRLLFHVLAHLYHCHFKEVVLLNLHAHLNCVFAHLTLLNERFQLIEVKETEILQDLVLALKVHSDAPETSTNGEDGIRGNSDSKQSSGDATSQSLSAGETTPMTANNIGTENEQDTESGTGIPSSSKSDLLTSVSEKEAKKEESSKNHDGVQDVSH